One Salmo salar chromosome ssa01, Ssal_v3.1, whole genome shotgun sequence DNA window includes the following coding sequences:
- the fbx37 gene encoding F-box/LRR-repeat protein 15, whose protein sequence is MDAETECCKCHLLDLPWEDVLVTHIFCYLPLRQLVRLQRVSKQFYALIQVYLANCRTFDLTQIGPSLPKEAFCNILRDNKVLQNLSVQNCSDWVTDTELLPVIGQNQHLLRVDMRGCDRLTRHSLVAVSLSCTHLQYLGLAHCEWVDSLSIRSLADHCGGLRSIDLTACRQLKDEAICYLSKKCLKMRSLSVAVNANITDVSVEEVAKNCRELEQLDLTGCLRVRNDSIRTVAEYCPKLQSLKVNHCHNVTESSLDPLRKRNVEIDVEPPLQRALVLLQDVVGFAPFINLQI, encoded by the exons ATGGATGCGGAAACAGAGTGTTGCAA ATGTCACCTCTTGGATTTGCCctgggaggatgtgttggtaacgCACATCTTCTGCTACCTGCCATTACGCCAGCTGGTGCGGCTACAGAGAGTGAGCAAGCAGTTCTATGCCCTCATCCAGGTGTACCTGGCCAACTGTCGCACCTTTGACCTCACACAG ATAGGGCCTAGCCTTCCCAAGGAGGCATTCTGCAACATACTAAGGGACAACAAAGTCCTACAGAACTTGTCCGTCCAGAACTGCTCCGATTGGGTGACAGACACGGAGCTGCTGCCTGTGATTGGCCAGAACCAGCACCTGCTGAGAGTAGACATGAGGGGGTGTGACCGGCTGACCCGTCACTCCTTAGTAGCCGTGTCGTTGAGCTGCACACACCTGCAGTACCTGGGCCTGGCCCACTGTGAATGGGTGGACAGCCTGTCCATACGCAGCCTGGCTGACCACTGTGGGGGCCTGAGGTCCATCGACCTGACCGCCTGCCGCCAGCTCAAAGACGAGGCCATCTGTTATTTATCCAAGAAGTGTCTGAAGATGAGGTCGCTGTCTGTGGCGGTCAACGCCAACATTACAGACGTGTCTGTGGAGGAAGTGGCCAAGAACTGCAGGGAGCTGGAACAGCTGGACCTGACAGGCTGCCTGAGGGTTAGGAACGACTCCATCAG gaCTGTTGCAGAGTACTGCCCCAAGCTGCAGTCTCTGAAGGTGAACCACTGTCACAACGTGACAGAGTCCAGTCTGGACCCTCTGCGGAAGAGGAACGTTGAGATTGACGTGGAGCCACCATTACAGAGGGCCCTTGTGCTGCTGCAG GATGTGGTGGGGTTCGCTCCCTTCATCAACCTCCAGATCTAA
- the LOC106577309 gene encoding glutathione peroxidase 6, whose amino-acid sequence MNALMEMFGDLNFTVLGFSCNQFGLQAPEVNHETLNLLKYVRPGGGFVPKFPVFGKIEVNGLNEEPLFAYLKESLPYVNPVIGDIKKFYWSPIKVNDIRWNFEKFLIDSDGAPFRRYELHGPTENVEKDIAGLL is encoded by the exons ATGAATGCACTCATGGAAATGTTTGGTGACCTCAACTTCACTGTCCTGGGATTCTCCTGCAATCAGTTTGGTCTTCAGGCACCTG AGGTTAATCATGAAACCCTCAACCTTCTCAAGTATGTAAGGCCAGGTGGGGGGTTTGTCCCCAAGTTCCCTGTGTTTGGCAAGATCGAGGTCAATGGGTTGAATGAAGAACCTCTTTTCGCCTATCTCAAG GAGTCTTTGCCCTATGTGAACCCTGTCATAGGAGATATAAAGAAGTTCTACTGGTCACCCATCAAAGTCAATGACATTCGCTGGAACTTTGAGAAGTTTCTAATCGATTCTGATGGGGCGCCTTTCAGGCG TTATGAACTTCATGGCCCTACTGAGAACGTGGAGAAAGACATCGCAGGCCTACTATAA
- the LOC106577308 gene encoding LOW QUALITY PROTEIN: NADH dehydrogenase [ubiquinone] 1 beta subcomplex subunit 8, mitochondrial (The sequence of the model RefSeq protein was modified relative to this genomic sequence to represent the inferred CDS: deleted 1 base in 1 codon): protein MRISPFNVTATIEHGCRGIQKLGSSSFQRETARLLGAFSQVRAASGPSKGMLPGPYPKTPEERAAAAKKYNMRVEDYEPIPDNGEGYGDYPLLPDRSQHERDPWYSWDHPDLRRNWGEPIHWDFDMFIRNRVDTSPSPVDWHTMCKHLFGFVGFMLLMFYLGEKFPSYQPVAPKQYPYSNLHLERGGDPEKQPEEVKHFNI from the exons ATGCGTATTTCACCGTTCAATGTCACCGCAACAATTGAACATGGCTGCCGTGGGATTCAGAAATTGGGCTCAAGCTCTTTCCAAAGGGAAACAGCCAGGCTTCTCGGCGCT TTCTCCCAAGTCAGAGCAG CCTCTGGACCTTCCAAGGGCATGCTGCCAGGGCCATACCCCAAGACGCCcgaggagagagcagctgcagCAAAGAAGTACAACATGAGGGTGGAGGATTATGAACCAATCCCGGATAATGGCGAGGG GTATGGAGACTACCCACTATTGCCCGACAGGTCCCAGCATGAGAGAGACCCCTGGTATTCCTGGGACCATCCAGACCTGAGGAGGAACTGGGGAGAGCCG ATCCACTGGGATTTTGACATGTTCATCAGGAATCGAGTGGACACGTCGCCCAGCCCTGTGGACTGGCACACCATGTGCAAACATCTGTTTGGTTTCGTTGGATTCATGCTGCTGATGTTCTACCTTGGGGAGAAGTTTCCATCTTACCAGCCTGTG GCACCGAAACAATATCCTTACAGCAACCTGcacctagagagaggaggggatcctGAGAAACAACCTGAAGAAGTCAAACATTTTAACATTTAA